A stretch of Flavobacterium sp. N2270 DNA encodes these proteins:
- a CDS encoding aminotransferase class V-fold PLP-dependent enzyme, with translation MFDVQKIRADFPILSQKVNGKPLVYFDNGATAQKPQVVIDAISKYYSEINANIHRGVHTLSQLATDAYEASRNTIQAHLNAKHNHEIIFTSGTTLGINLVANGFASLLNADDEVMVSALEHHSNIVPWQFLCEKTGAKLVVIPMNDEGELVMSEFDKLLSTKTKVVAVNHISNALGTVNPIEYIIEKAHGVGAAVLIDGAQSTPHLRPDVQALDCDFYVFSGHKVCGPTGVGILYGKEAWLNKLPPYLGGGEMIKEVTFEKTTYAELPHKFEAGTPNIAAGIVLGTAIDYMNNIGFDAIANYEQELLDYGTKRLLEIEGLRIYGTSTNKASVISFNIEGIHPYDIGTIIDKLGIAVRTGHHCAQPIMSYYNIPGTIRASFAFYNTKEEIDIFVEAVKKAQMMLS, from the coding sequence ATGTTTGATGTTCAAAAAATAAGAGCCGATTTTCCAATTCTTTCACAAAAAGTGAATGGAAAACCGTTGGTTTATTTCGATAATGGAGCAACGGCACAAAAGCCGCAAGTGGTAATTGATGCTATTTCTAAATATTATAGCGAAATAAACGCTAATATTCATCGTGGTGTTCATACATTGAGCCAATTGGCTACAGATGCTTATGAAGCGTCGAGAAACACCATTCAAGCTCATTTAAACGCAAAACACAACCACGAAATAATTTTTACTTCAGGAACGACTTTGGGGATTAATTTGGTAGCAAATGGTTTCGCAAGTTTATTAAATGCTGATGATGAGGTTATGGTTTCGGCATTAGAACACCATAGTAATATTGTTCCTTGGCAGTTTTTATGTGAAAAAACAGGAGCAAAGTTGGTAGTTATTCCAATGAATGATGAAGGAGAATTGGTTATGTCTGAATTTGATAAATTACTATCTACTAAAACCAAAGTTGTTGCTGTAAATCACATTTCAAATGCATTAGGAACGGTTAACCCAATTGAATATATTATTGAAAAAGCACATGGAGTAGGAGCGGCTGTTTTAATTGATGGAGCTCAGTCAACACCTCATTTACGACCAGATGTCCAAGCTTTAGATTGTGATTTCTATGTTTTTTCTGGACACAAAGTGTGCGGGCCAACTGGTGTAGGAATTCTTTATGGTAAAGAAGCTTGGCTTAATAAATTACCACCTTATCTTGGCGGTGGTGAAATGATTAAGGAAGTAACTTTCGAAAAAACTACTTATGCCGAATTGCCTCATAAATTTGAAGCCGGAACGCCAAATATAGCTGCAGGAATTGTATTAGGAACTGCAATTGACTATATGAATAACATAGGTTTTGATGCTATTGCTAATTATGAACAAGAATTATTGGACTACGGAACCAAACGATTATTAGAAATTGAAGGATTAAGAATCTACGGAACCAGTACAAATAAAGCTTCGGTAATTTCATTTAATATTGAAGGAATTCATCCTTATGATATTGGCACGATTATAGATAAATTAGGTATAGCGGTTAGAACCGGTCATCATTGTGCACAACCTATTATGAGTTATTATAATATTCCAGGTACAATACGAGCAAGTTTTGCTTTTTATAATACCAAAGAAGAAATTGATATCTTTGTAGAAGCAGTTAAAAAAGCACAAATGATGTTATCTTAA
- a CDS encoding PadR family transcriptional regulator: protein MYSKELTKGTLLPIILKLISENDKMYGYEITQRVKELTQGKIDISEGALYPILHKLEADGILETEKVFFGKRVRKYYQITASGKLAIVEMTAELNDFINTLNLIFNAKTTAS, encoded by the coding sequence ATGTATAGCAAAGAACTAACCAAAGGAACATTATTGCCAATTATTTTAAAGTTGATCAGTGAAAACGATAAAATGTATGGCTATGAAATTACGCAAAGAGTAAAAGAACTCACTCAAGGAAAAATAGATATTTCTGAAGGTGCACTATATCCTATTCTTCATAAACTTGAAGCTGATGGTATTTTAGAAACAGAAAAAGTGTTTTTTGGCAAACGCGTTCGTAAATATTATCAAATTACTGCTTCAGGGAAATTGGCAATTGTAGAAATGACAGCAGAATTAAACGATTTTATTAACACATTGAATCTAATTTTTAATGCTAAAACCACTGCATCATGA
- a CDS encoding serine hydrolase domain-containing protein: MIRLTIISIFFINSLATFGQNINSKIDSILQKYEQPNAPGLGIGIIKDGKIIYSKGIGLATLEYNIKNSDSTVFSIASIAKQFTAACAWALIKENKLSLDDDIRTFLPELPEKKDIIKIRHLLNHTSGFRDYHSSMYLAGFDYDKEYYDNQTVYDIACKQKNMTNLPGEKVLYGNTSYNLLTLIIERISNKNLHEFSKEKLFIPLGMHNTLVRIENNTIIKNKAVGYQKTKDGYIQMPRIQISYGAGSMGSTIKDMALWINMLNGDNIEFIELTLFLTTLETLPSGEKAKYARGVMVDDYKGLKTVSHSGYGWGGQSQLITIPEKKLGVILITNLESINPTPISYDILDIFIPKTEVKKETTNKNFKVKSKDFKLFVGQYKEINSDMKMEILFENDTLKSKGARAKNSIALKGFEKNKFHRINSESVKYDFTKNEKHDLVITFGGTPFYFKRAVFINSESVNTKEFVGKFYSNELDVTYNFYEKDGVLHLSYRNHENIPLSTVQKDEFGNNDRTLYHFTRNDKNEISVMLLSSDGTVKEIVFVKI, translated from the coding sequence ATGATTAGATTAACTATAATTAGCATTTTTTTTATAAATTCATTAGCAACTTTTGGGCAAAATATCAATTCGAAAATAGATTCTATTTTACAAAAATACGAGCAACCAAATGCACCTGGATTGGGAATTGGGATAATAAAAGATGGAAAAATAATTTATTCTAAAGGCATTGGACTAGCAACTTTGGAATACAATATAAAAAATTCAGATTCTACCGTTTTTAGCATTGCCTCAATTGCAAAACAATTTACAGCAGCTTGTGCTTGGGCGCTGATAAAAGAAAACAAACTAAGTTTAGATGATGATATTAGAACTTTTCTTCCGGAATTACCAGAGAAGAAAGACATAATTAAGATTAGACACTTACTAAATCACACTAGTGGTTTCAGAGATTATCATTCATCGATGTACTTAGCCGGCTTTGATTATGATAAAGAATATTATGATAATCAAACGGTTTACGATATTGCATGTAAGCAGAAAAACATGACCAATCTTCCTGGCGAAAAAGTGCTCTATGGTAACACTTCTTACAATTTACTTACGTTAATTATTGAGCGAATTTCTAATAAAAACTTACATGAATTTTCTAAAGAAAAACTATTTATTCCTTTAGGAATGCACAATACTTTAGTTCGAATAGAGAACAACACCATCATTAAAAACAAGGCTGTAGGGTACCAAAAAACAAAAGACGGCTACATACAAATGCCGAGAATACAAATAAGTTATGGCGCTGGAAGCATGGGCTCAACCATAAAAGACATGGCATTGTGGATAAACATGCTAAATGGCGATAATATAGAATTTATAGAATTGACCCTCTTTTTAACTACGTTAGAAACACTTCCGTCTGGCGAAAAAGCAAAATATGCTCGTGGCGTAATGGTTGATGATTATAAAGGTTTAAAAACTGTTAGTCATAGCGGTTATGGCTGGGGAGGTCAATCGCAATTAATAACAATTCCAGAAAAAAAATTAGGCGTAATACTAATAACCAATTTAGAATCTATTAATCCAACGCCTATTTCTTACGACATACTAGATATTTTTATTCCTAAAACAGAAGTAAAAAAAGAAACAACAAACAAGAATTTTAAAGTAAAATCAAAAGATTTTAAACTTTTCGTTGGGCAATACAAAGAAATTAACAGCGACATGAAAATGGAAATTCTATTTGAAAATGACACATTAAAATCTAAAGGCGCAAGAGCAAAAAATTCAATCGCATTAAAAGGTTTTGAAAAAAATAAATTCCACAGGATAAATAGTGAAAGTGTTAAATATGATTTTACTAAAAACGAAAAGCATGATTTAGTTATCACTTTTGGAGGGACGCCTTTTTATTTTAAAAGAGCCGTTTTTATTAACTCTGAATCAGTTAACACAAAAGAGTTTGTTGGAAAATTTTATTCCAATGAGTTGGATGTAACCTACAACTTTTACGAAAAAGATGGAGTTTTACATTTGTCTTACAGAAACCATGAAAACATTCCATTATCAACCGTTCAAAAAGATGAATTTGGTAATAATGACAGAACATTATATCATTTTACTCGAAATGATAAAAATGAGATTTCTGTAATGCTTTTATCATCTGATGGCACTGTAAAAGAAATCGTATTTGTTAAAATTTAA
- the sufD gene encoding Fe-S cluster assembly protein SufD gives MELKDKLISSFMAFEEKIDTSSSLHDVRSAAIKNFENKGFPSKKEEAWKYTSLNAVLKNDFSVFPKKENAVEFATVKKYFLHDVDTYKVVFVDGIFSSFLSSTTHDGLDVCLMSSALNKPKYKMVIDEYFNKIASKDESLTTLNTAFAKEGAYINVPKSKVVDKPIEIIYFSTGNEAALMVQPRNLVIVGENAHVQIIERHQSLNSNPVLTNSVTEIFAQKRAIVDYYKIQNDVQTANLIDNTYIAQKQESRVAVHTFSFGGNITRNNLNFYHQGERIDSTLKGITIIGDKQHVDHYTLVQHATPNCESHQNYKTILSDSSTGVFNGKIFVEKEAQKTNAFQQNNNILLSDKATINAKPQLEIFADDVKCSHGCTIGQLDESALFYMQQRGIPKKEARALLMFAFSNEVIESIKIPELKQRITKIIATKLGVNLGFDL, from the coding sequence ATGGAATTAAAAGATAAATTAATATCGTCATTTATGGCATTTGAAGAAAAAATTGACACTTCTTCTTCATTACATGATGTTCGATCTGCAGCAATAAAAAATTTCGAAAACAAAGGTTTTCCTTCTAAAAAAGAAGAAGCTTGGAAATATACTTCTTTAAATGCAGTTTTAAAGAATGATTTTTCGGTTTTCCCAAAAAAGGAAAATGCAGTTGAATTTGCAACTGTAAAAAAATATTTTTTACACGACGTTGATACTTATAAAGTAGTTTTCGTGGATGGAATTTTTTCTTCTTTCTTATCTTCAACAACACATGATGGATTAGATGTTTGTTTAATGTCTTCTGCCTTGAACAAACCGAAATACAAGATGGTTATTGACGAGTATTTCAATAAAATTGCCAGCAAAGACGAAAGTTTAACAACTTTAAATACCGCATTTGCAAAAGAAGGTGCTTATATAAATGTTCCAAAAAGTAAAGTAGTAGATAAACCAATTGAAATTATTTACTTTTCAACAGGAAATGAAGCCGCTTTAATGGTTCAACCAAGAAACTTAGTAATTGTAGGAGAAAATGCTCATGTTCAAATTATTGAGCGTCATCAAAGTTTGAATAGCAATCCTGTTTTAACGAATTCAGTTACCGAAATATTTGCTCAAAAAAGAGCTATTGTAGATTATTATAAAATTCAAAACGACGTACAAACAGCCAATTTAATTGACAATACTTACATTGCGCAAAAGCAAGAAAGTAGAGTAGCTGTACATACGTTTTCATTTGGAGGAAATATTACACGTAATAATCTAAACTTTTATCATCAAGGTGAACGAATTGACTCAACCTTAAAAGGAATTACAATTATTGGCGACAAACAACATGTTGATCATTATACTTTAGTGCAACATGCAACACCAAATTGCGAAAGTCACCAAAATTATAAAACTATTTTAAGCGACAGTTCAACAGGAGTTTTTAACGGAAAAATTTTCGTAGAAAAAGAAGCGCAAAAAACAAATGCTTTTCAGCAAAACAATAATATTCTTCTAAGTGATAAAGCAACAATTAATGCAAAACCTCAATTAGAAATCTTTGCTGATGATGTTAAGTGTTCACATGGTTGTACCATTGGTCAATTAGACGAAAGCGCATTATTTTATATGCAACAACGTGGAATTCCTAAAAAAGAAGCTCGTGCGTTATTAATGTTTGCATTTTCTAATGAAGTAATTGAAAGTATTAAAATACCTGAATTAAAACAACGTATTACAAAAATTATCGCAACTAAATTAGGTGTAAACTTAGGTTTCGATTTGTAG
- the sufC gene encoding Fe-S cluster assembly ATPase SufC: MLSIKNLHASIEDKEILKGINLEVKAGEVHAIMGPNGAGKSTLSSIIAGNENYEVTQGEIFLEGEDLSELAPEERAHKGVFLSFQYPVEIPGVSVTNFIKTAINESRKAKGLEDMPANEMLKLIREKSELLEIDRKFLSRSLNEGFSGGEKKRNEIFQMAMLEPKVAILDETDSGLDIDALRIVANGVNKLKSKDNAVVVITHYQRLLEYIVPDFVHVLMDGKIVKSGGKELALELEERGYDWIKAELV, from the coding sequence ATGTTATCAATAAAAAATTTACACGCTTCAATTGAAGATAAAGAAATATTAAAAGGAATTAACCTTGAAGTTAAGGCTGGGGAAGTACATGCGATTATGGGACCAAATGGCGCTGGAAAATCTACATTATCTTCTATTATTGCTGGAAATGAAAATTACGAAGTTACACAAGGTGAAATTTTCTTAGAAGGAGAAGACTTATCAGAATTAGCACCAGAAGAAAGAGCGCACAAAGGTGTTTTCTTATCATTTCAATATCCAGTTGAAATCCCAGGTGTTTCGGTAACGAACTTTATTAAAACTGCAATTAACGAAAGCAGAAAAGCAAAAGGTTTAGAGGACATGCCTGCTAACGAAATGCTAAAGTTGATTCGTGAAAAATCAGAATTATTAGAAATTGATCGTAAGTTTTTATCTCGTTCGTTAAACGAAGGTTTTTCTGGAGGAGAAAAGAAAAGAAATGAAATTTTTCAAATGGCAATGTTAGAACCTAAAGTGGCTATTTTAGATGAAACCGATTCTGGTTTGGATATCGATGCACTTAGAATTGTTGCCAATGGTGTTAATAAATTAAAAAGCAAAGACAATGCAGTAGTTGTAATTACGCATTATCAAAGACTTTTAGAATATATTGTTCCCGATTTTGTTCATGTATTAATGGATGGAAAAATTGTGAAATCAGGAGGAAAAGAATTGGCTTTAGAGTTAGAAGAAAGAGGTTACGATTGGATTAAAGCTGAATTAGTCTAA
- the sufB gene encoding Fe-S cluster assembly protein SufB: MSKYTEDDLKVELENKEYEYGFYTELDSETFPIGLNEDIVRAISLKKEEPEWMTEWRLEAFRAWKEMIEPEWANVHYAKPDFQAISYYSAPKKVDPNKTLDDVDPELLAMYKKLGISVDEQKKMNNIAMDIVVDSVSVATTFKKTLAEKGIIFMSISEAIKEHPELVRKYLGTVVPQKDNFYAALNSAVFSDGSFCYIPKGVKCPMELSTYFRINQAGTGQFERTLLIADEGSYVSYLEGCTAPSRDENQLHAAVVELIALDDAEIKYSTVQNWFPGNKEGKGGVYNFVTKRGLCEKNAKISWTQVETGSAVTWKYPSCVLKGDNSIGEFYSIAVTNNFQQADTGTKMIHLGKNTKSTIISKGISAGKSQNSYRGLVQISARAENARNFSQCDSLLMGNNCGAHTFPYIESKNTSAIIEHEATTSKIGEDQVFYCNQRGIPTEKAIALIVNGFSKEVLNKLPMEFAVEAQKLLEISLEGSVG; this comes from the coding sequence ATGTCAAAATATACCGAAGACGACTTAAAAGTCGAATTAGAAAACAAAGAATACGAATACGGATTTTACACCGAATTAGACTCGGAAACATTTCCTATAGGTCTTAATGAGGATATTGTTCGTGCAATTTCTTTGAAAAAAGAAGAGCCAGAATGGATGACAGAATGGCGCTTAGAAGCTTTTCGAGCATGGAAAGAAATGATAGAGCCAGAATGGGCAAATGTTCATTATGCAAAACCAGATTTTCAAGCCATTTCGTATTATTCAGCACCAAAGAAAGTTGATCCAAACAAGACTTTAGATGATGTTGATCCTGAATTATTAGCGATGTATAAAAAGCTAGGAATTTCAGTTGACGAACAAAAGAAAATGAATAATATTGCCATGGATATTGTGGTCGATTCGGTTTCTGTAGCTACAACTTTTAAGAAAACTTTAGCAGAAAAAGGCATTATTTTTATGAGTATTTCTGAAGCAATAAAAGAGCATCCAGAATTAGTTCGTAAATATTTAGGAACTGTTGTGCCTCAAAAAGATAATTTTTATGCAGCTTTAAATTCGGCTGTATTCTCAGATGGAAGTTTCTGCTATATTCCAAAAGGAGTTAAATGTCCAATGGAACTTTCTACTTATTTTAGAATTAATCAGGCAGGAACAGGTCAGTTTGAAAGAACACTTTTAATTGCTGACGAAGGAAGTTATGTTTCATATTTAGAAGGTTGTACCGCTCCAAGTCGTGATGAAAATCAATTACACGCAGCCGTTGTTGAGTTAATTGCTTTAGATGATGCTGAAATTAAATATTCAACTGTACAAAACTGGTTTCCAGGAAATAAAGAAGGAAAAGGTGGTGTTTATAATTTTGTAACGAAAAGAGGTTTGTGTGAGAAAAACGCAAAAATTTCTTGGACACAAGTAGAAACTGGTTCAGCCGTAACTTGGAAATACCCTTCTTGTGTGTTAAAAGGAGATAATTCAATTGGTGAATTTTATTCAATTGCTGTAACTAATAATTTCCAACAAGCAGATACAGGAACAAAAATGATTCACTTAGGAAAAAACACTAAGTCAACCATTATATCAAAAGGTATTTCTGCAGGAAAATCACAAAATAGTTATAGAGGTTTAGTACAAATTTCTGCAAGAGCTGAAAATGCTCGTAACTTTTCACAATGTGACAGTTTGTTGATGGGAAATAATTGTGGAGCACATACTTTTCCATATATAGAAAGTAAAAATACTTCTGCAATAATTGAACACGAAGCTACAACCTCAAAAATTGGTGAAGACCAAGTTTTTTATTGTAATCAACGTGGAATTCCAACAGAAAAAGCAATTGCTTTAATTGTAAATGGTTTCAGTAAAGAAGTATTGAATAAGTTACCAATGGAATTTGCTGTTGAAGCACAAAAATTATTGGAAATTTCGTTAGAAGGTTCTGTTGGATAG
- a CDS encoding HesB/IscA family protein — MIKVSDDASKKIVAMMQEDGFDATKDYVRVGVKSGGCSGLSYDLKFDKELGENDKVFEDNGVKIAVEKKSFLYLAGTILEFSGGLNGKGFVFNNPNAQRTCGCGESFSL; from the coding sequence ATGATTAAAGTTTCTGATGATGCAAGTAAAAAAATCGTAGCAATGATGCAAGAAGATGGTTTTGATGCAACTAAAGATTACGTTAGAGTTGGCGTAAAAAGTGGTGGTTGTTCTGGCTTGTCTTACGATTTAAAGTTTGACAAAGAGTTGGGAGAAAACGATAAAGTTTTTGAAGATAATGGAGTTAAAATAGCGGTTGAAAAGAAAAGCTTTCTTTATCTAGCAGGTACAATTCTAGAATTTTCTGGCGGATTAAACGGAAAAGGTTTTGTATTTAATAACCCTAATGCACAAAGAACTTGTGGTTGTGGGGAAAGTTTTTCACTTTAA
- a CDS encoding MBL fold metallo-hydrolase, which yields MIIHSIEAGNFKLDGGAMFGVVPKTIWNRTNPADNNNLIDISARCLLIEDENRLILIDNGMGDKQSDKFFGYYYQWGDFSIDQSLKNAGFYRDDITDVFMTHLHFDHCGGSVIWNKDKTGYEVAFKNAKFWTNENHWEWATKPNAREKASFLRENIIPMQESGQLNFIERPDGNFGFSKELGFGIFYADGHTEKQMLPHINYKGKTIVFCADMLPTAGHIPIPYVTGYDTRPLLSMDEKEIFLKAAADNNYYLWLEHDAHNQIITVQHTEKGVRLKDVFTCNEILK from the coding sequence ATGATCATACATTCTATTGAAGCAGGAAATTTTAAATTAGACGGAGGCGCCATGTTTGGAGTGGTTCCAAAAACTATATGGAACAGAACTAATCCGGCTGATAATAATAATTTAATTGATATTTCAGCCCGTTGCTTGTTAATTGAAGACGAAAATCGATTGATCTTGATCGATAATGGAATGGGGGATAAACAATCGGATAAGTTTTTTGGATATTATTACCAATGGGGTGATTTTAGTATAGACCAATCATTAAAAAATGCAGGATTTTATAGAGACGACATCACCGATGTTTTTATGACACATTTGCATTTTGACCATTGCGGGGGAAGTGTAATTTGGAACAAAGACAAAACAGGCTATGAAGTCGCTTTTAAAAATGCTAAGTTTTGGACTAATGAAAACCATTGGGAATGGGCAACCAAACCAAATGCTAGAGAAAAAGCTTCTTTTTTACGTGAAAATATTATTCCAATGCAGGAAAGCGGACAATTAAATTTTATTGAAAGACCTGATGGAAATTTTGGCTTTTCTAAAGAATTAGGCTTTGGCATATTTTACGCAGACGGTCACACCGAAAAACAAATGTTACCACATATTAATTACAAAGGTAAAACCATTGTTTTTTGTGCAGACATGTTACCAACAGCAGGCCATATTCCAATTCCATATGTTACAGGTTATGATACTAGACCTTTATTATCGATGGATGAAAAAGAAATTTTTTTAAAAGCTGCTGCTGATAATAATTATTATTTATGGTTAGAACATGATGCTCACAATCAAATAATAACGGTTCAACATACCGAAAAAGGGGTGAGATTAAAAGATGTTTTTACCTGTAATGAAATCTTAAAATAA
- a CDS encoding S8 family peptidase, whose product MKMIKPLYLTAALAFALASCGGAKTMVSTPVENIDNLPLKITPLAEKDLKRWSHLDLVKDTVPGMSVDKAYAELLKGKKGSTVIVGIVDSGVDIRHEDLQGVIWVNPKEIAGNGIDDDNNGYIDDINGWNFLGDSNDEQLELTRIVKKGPGTPDYEKAKAQLDEELAGIMQTKQQIDMIVNADKAIKAHLKKDNFNLDDVKAMETTDETLLQYKGMFTQILSGQSKEAFDKRIQSGVDYVYGQLNYNLNVDFDGRSIVGDNPNDINDTKYGNNNVIGPVAKDAKHGTHVAGIVAQVRGNGKGGDGVATNVKIMAVRAVPNGDEYDKDIALGIRYAVDNGAKVINGSFGKYFSPNKEWVQDALKYAAEKDVLVIFAAGNDSKDLDVENKYPSDSYDGAPEISNNVLIIGALAPEYGSKMAASFSNYGKKNVDIYAPGVQIYATTPDQTYEYLQGTSMASPNVAGVAAMIRSYYPKLSASQVKQIIMESGTPLKNTVTVGEDKHKVNFADASKTGKIVNAYNALLMAEKMSK is encoded by the coding sequence ATGAAAATGATTAAACCTTTGTACTTAACAGCGGCATTAGCCTTTGCTTTAGCTAGTTGTGGTGGTGCTAAAACTATGGTTTCTACTCCTGTAGAGAACATTGACAATTTACCTTTAAAAATAACTCCTTTAGCTGAAAAAGACCTTAAAAGATGGAGTCATTTAGATTTAGTGAAAGATACGGTCCCTGGAATGAGTGTTGATAAAGCTTATGCTGAATTATTAAAAGGGAAAAAAGGATCAACTGTAATTGTTGGTATTGTAGATTCTGGTGTAGATATTAGACATGAAGACTTACAAGGGGTGATTTGGGTGAACCCTAAAGAAATTGCCGGAAATGGAATTGACGATGACAACAACGGTTACATCGATGATATAAATGGTTGGAATTTCCTAGGAGATAGTAATGATGAACAGTTAGAGTTAACTCGTATCGTTAAAAAAGGACCAGGAACACCTGATTATGAAAAAGCAAAAGCACAATTAGACGAAGAATTAGCTGGAATTATGCAAACTAAACAGCAAATTGACATGATTGTTAATGCTGATAAAGCTATAAAAGCGCATCTTAAAAAAGACAACTTTAATTTAGATGATGTTAAAGCAATGGAAACTACAGATGAAACACTTCTTCAATATAAAGGAATGTTTACTCAAATTCTTTCTGGACAATCTAAAGAAGCTTTCGATAAAAGAATTCAAAGTGGAGTTGACTATGTTTACGGTCAATTAAACTATAACTTAAATGTTGATTTTGACGGCCGTTCTATAGTTGGAGATAATCCAAACGACATTAACGATACAAAATATGGTAACAATAACGTAATTGGACCGGTTGCGAAAGACGCTAAACACGGAACTCACGTAGCAGGAATTGTTGCTCAAGTTAGAGGTAACGGTAAAGGTGGAGACGGTGTTGCGACTAATGTAAAAATTATGGCTGTTAGAGCTGTTCCAAATGGAGATGAGTATGACAAAGATATCGCTTTAGGAATTCGTTATGCTGTAGATAATGGAGCAAAAGTAATTAATGGTTCTTTCGGTAAATACTTTTCTCCAAATAAAGAATGGGTTCAAGACGCATTAAAATATGCTGCTGAAAAAGATGTATTAGTTATTTTTGCTGCAGGTAATGACTCTAAAGATTTAGATGTTGAAAACAAATATCCTTCAGATTCTTATGATGGTGCTCCAGAAATTTCTAACAATGTATTAATTATTGGTGCATTAGCCCCAGAATATGGTTCTAAAATGGCAGCTAGTTTTTCTAACTATGGTAAGAAAAATGTAGATATCTATGCTCCTGGAGTACAAATATATGCTACTACTCCAGACCAAACGTATGAATATTTACAAGGAACTTCAATGGCATCGCCAAACGTTGCTGGTGTTGCTGCAATGATTCGTTCTTACTATCCAAAGTTAAGTGCTTCACAAGTGAAACAAATTATCATGGAAAGTGGAACTCCTTTAAAAAACACAGTTACTGTAGGAGAAGACAAACACAAAGTAAACTTTGCTGATGCTTCTAAAACAGGTAAAATTGTTAATGCTTATAATGCATTATTAATGGCTGAAAAAATGTCGAAATAA